Proteins from a single region of Oncorhynchus tshawytscha isolate Ot180627B linkage group LG03, Otsh_v2.0, whole genome shotgun sequence:
- the LOC112235523 gene encoding 40S ribosomal protein S27-like, giving the protein MATLWFLFQLAKDLLHPTSEEEKRSHKKKRLVQSPNSYFMDVKCPGCYKITTVFSHAQTVVLCVGCSTVLCQPTGGKARLTEGCSFRRKQH; this is encoded by the exons ATGGCCACCCTCTGGTTTCTCTTTCAGCTCGCAAAGGACTTGTTGCACCCAAcctcagaggaggagaagaggagtcaCAAGAAGAAGCGTCTTGTACAGAGCCCTAACTCGTATTTTATGGACGTCAAATGTCCAG GATGCTATAAGATCACGACAGTGTTCAGTCACGCCCAGACGGTCGTCCTGTGTGTCGGATGCTCCACAGTCCTGTGTCAACCTACAGGGGGTAAAGCACGCCTCACAGAAG GATGCTCATTCAGGAGGAAACAGCACTAG